A region of the Fusobacteria bacterium ZRK30 genome:
TCCTTTTTTTTTGTATAATATAATAATAAACTCTCATTCTTTTTAAATATGAATCTCATAGGAGATATTAAGGGTGATTGAGAAAAATAGTGTCCGTTAGGATGAGTGATAAACTAAGGGGTTGATTAAGATTAAAAATATAACAATATTAGGAAGTACTGGAAGTATTGGAACCAATGCACTGGAAGTAATTAGGAATAAAAGTTCGGAATTTAATGTGGTTGCTATGAGTGCTCACTATAACCATAAATTATTGATGGAACAGATAGAGGAATTTAAACCATCCTATGTATCTATAGGGACACAAGATGGGTACGAAGAGATAGTCAAAAAATATCCTGATCTAGAGGTATATTTAGGAAATGAAGGGCTTAAAAAATTAGGAGCTTTAGATGAAGCAGATATAGTCCTTACAGCAGTAAGTGGTGCAGTAGGAATCGAAGCAACTATAGAAGCGATAAAAAAAGAGAAAAGGATAGCCCTTGCTAATAAGGAAACTATGGTAGCAGCAGGGGATCTGATAAATAATATGTTAAAGGAATATAAGGCAGAGATAATTCCTGTAGACAGTGAACATTCAGCTATCTACCAGTCTCTTTTAGGTGGGAAAAAAAATGAGGTAAATAAGATAATCATCACAGCAAGTGGGGGAACTTTCAGGGGAAAAACATTGGAAGAATTAAAGGATGTAAAGGTAGAAGATGCGTTGAAACATCCAAATTGGTCCATGGGAAAAAAAATAACTATAGATTCATCTACCCTTTGTAATAAAGGGTTAGAAGTTATAGAGGCACATCAGCTCTTTAATGTTTCCTATGATGATATAGAGGTATTGGTACACCCACAGAGTATAATTCATTCAATGGTGGAATTTAATGATATGTCTGTAATAGCTCAATTAGGGGTTCCGGATATGAAGGTGCCTATCCAATATGCTTTTACTTATCCAGACAGAGTATCTAATAGGGTCTTGGAAAGTTTAAATTTTAAAACACTCTCCAACCTTACCTTTGATGAGGTAGATAACGATGTATTTAAAGGTGTAGAGTATGCATATTTTGCAGGAAGAACAGGGCAGTCTATGCCGGCAGTCTATAATGCGGCCAATGAAATAGCTGTAGATCAATTTATAAATGGAAATATTAAATTTTTAGAGGTCTATAAAGTTATAAAAAATACCATGGATAACCATGAAGTGCATCCAGTGGATACCTTAGAAGCAGTTATAAAAGCTGATAGCTGGGCAAGGAAAGAAGCCACAAGAATAATTAAAACTTATCAATAGGAAAAGCTAAATTAACGACTCTACAGCTCAAAAATAGGAGAGGAATATGTTGAAATTAATTGTATATTATCTACCTATGCCCTTTGTTGTGTATCTCTTGTATTTATTGACAGGGAGTTATCTGGCAGGAGGATTATTTTTTCTAGGTTCTTTTTTATTTTTAATAAGGACCACCGAGATAAAGAGTGAAAATTTAAGGAAGAAATTAAAGATCGTTGTAGCCAATTATTTATTTATATATAAAACCCTATGTTTTATAACTATTTCAGCCATTGGTTTAGAAATTTTCGGATGGGGAAGTATAGTCAAGACACCTGTATTTCTTTTTTTGAGTCTTATATTCTATATTTTATTGATGTGTAGAGGATACCAAAATTATATTAAAATAAATATAAAGGAATACACGGTGGAAATATCTGACTATGACACCGAATTAAATTTGGTATTTCTATCGGATATTCATCTGAGCGAATTAAGGTCTATAAATTATGTGGAAGAGATAGTTGAAAAAGTAAATGAATTATCTGCAGATTGTATATTGGTAGGGGGAGATACAATAGAGTCCCATATGGAATATCTGGAAGGTAGAGGATTTGATAAAATATTGAGAAAGATGAGATCTGAATATGGAGTTTACGGTGTACTGGGGAATCATGACTATACAGGTGATTTGGATAGAAATATAGAGTATTTAGATAGGTGTGGAATTAAAATTTTGAGGGATGAATCGATTGTAATAAAAAAATTAGAATTTATCTTTAGAGATGATGAGACAAATCACTCTAGAAAAAAAATAAAAAATATCTATAGAACCGCTTGTCCAAAAGTTGTAGTGGATCATCGGCCAAAATTTGATGAAGCAATCAGTGAAGGGGCAGAACTACAACTTTCAGGACATACCCATGGAGGGCAGTTTTTTCCTATAAATTTAGGGTATATGCTTAAATATAAGGTTATCTACGGATATAAAAAAATAAAAAATATGGCAGTTATAGTGTCTTCCGGGGTAGGAACAGGATTTTTTACTTATAGAACCTGGAGTAAGTCTGAGATAGTAAAGATAATCATTAGGGGGGAAGCTCATGAATAAGGTTATAATAACTTTAGTAGTGGTGGTTTTCATCCATATGGGTTATAATTTTTTAAATAAGGATTTAGGTGAGACTAATTTGACTAAAGAAAGTATTTTAATCTGTTACGGGGATAGTTTAACAGCTGGATATGGTGCTCCTACAGGGGGCAGTTACCCGGATTATTTACAGTCTAAACTCAAATTAAAGGTTATTAATAAGGGGATAAATGGGGATACGACAGTATCTGCACTCCAGAGGTTTAAAACTGATGTCTTGGATTATAATCCGGATGTGGTCATAGTAGAATTGGGAGCAAATGATCTGATCCAGGGAATAGATGCATCTGAAACAAAAATGAATTTAAACTATATTGCAGATGAACTCCTAAAAAGAAATATAAGAGTTTATGCAGTTAAATTTTATGGTAACCAGTTAATTTTTAATATTTTAAAAAATGATTCTAAAAAAGAATTTGATAAAATTTTTGAAGAGTTAGAGGATAAAGAGGGCGTATATCTTATAGAAGATATATGGAAAGGGGTATGGAATAAACATATGTACGATAGTATCCATCCCGATGAAACAGGGTATAAAAAAATGGGAGAGATTTATCTAGAGGAATTGAGACCCATCTTAGAAAAAAATAGATTGATTATAGGAGAGTAGAAATGGGCAAATTAATAGTAATAGAAGGAACTGATTCCAGCGGGAAGCAGACTCAAGCAGAATTATTGTATGAAAAATATAAAAAAATGGGGAAGAAGGTTATGAAAGTTACCTTCCCAAACTATGAAAGCCCGTCATCAGCACCTGTAAAGATGTATTTAAATGGTGAATTTGGAGAAAATGTAGGAGAGGTGAATACCTATGCTGTATCTACTATGTTTGCAGTGGATAGATATGCATCTTTTAAGACTATTTGGGAGAAGTTCTACAACGATGGAGGAATAATCATCTCAGACAGATACACAACTTCTAATATGGTCCATCAGGCATCTAAGATGGATGATAAGGTGGAAAAAGATGGATATTTAGAGTGGCTGACTGAGTTGGAATATGAAAAAATGGGGATACCCAAACCAGATATGGTAGTGTTTTTAAATATGCCTACTGAGATGGCATATAAATTGATGGAAAAAAGAAAAAATAAGATCACAGGGGAAGACAAAAAAGATATTCATGAAAATGACCGTGAATATATGCAGAAATCCCACGACAATGCGTGCTATATAGCAAATAAATATTCGTGGAAGGAAATAATGTGTGTAAAAGGCGGAGAATTGAAAACTATAGATGAGATTGGCAATGAAGTTTTGAGAGTTTGTGAGGAGTTGTCTAGATGAATATAATAATAACGATACTTATACTTGGAATCATAATAATGGTTCATGAATTGGGGCATTTTTTGACAGCTAAATATTTTAAGATGCCGGTGGAGGAGTTTTCCCTGGGAATGGGACCTGTTTTATTTTCCCATGAAGGACTGCATACGAGATATTGTCTGAGAGCTATACCTATTGGAGGATTTGTAAATATCAAGGGGATGGAGGTAGAATCTGTAGTAAAAGACGGATTCAACACTAAATCGCCATTTCAAAGATTTGTAGTTTTGGTTGCAGGTGTGGTGATGAACTTTATATTGGCTTACATTATAGTCTTTGGAAGTTTACTCTATAACGGAAAGGCAGTTCAAAATGAAAAACCTGTAATTGGAAATATGGTAGAAACTTCTAAATCTTTTGGAAATTTAAAAACAGGAGATGAGATCCTGGAGATAGATGGAAATAAGATAGACAGGTGGGAAGATATAAGCCGTGTAAACGGCGAGATAGACAGCAGCAGTATGGAATTTCTTATAAAAAGAGATGGAGAAATCATAAAAAAAGAAGTTGAACTTACCTTTGATGAACAGAGAAACGACTATTATATTGGGATACTGCCAGAATATAGTATCGAAAAATATGGGTTTATAGATGCTGTATCTGAATCCGGGACTGCCTATAAAAATTTATTTACAATGATCTTAAAAGGATTTAAACAACTTGTCACAGGGCAGGTAAGTGCTAAGGAGATATCAGGGCCTGTGGGAATAGTTAAGATTGTAGGAGATGCCAGTCAAGGTGGGATGGGAATCTTATTTTGGTTAACGGCACTTCTCTCAATAAATATAGGGTTCTTTAATCTGCTTCCGTTTCCTGCTCTAGATGGGGGAAGGATAATATTTGTCCTTTTAGAAGTGGTAGGTATAAAAGTAAATAAAAAGTTTGAGGAGAAATTCCATATGGTGGGAATGATAATCTTATTTGGGCTTATTATTCTGATAACTTTTAACGATGTATTAAATATATTTAACGGATAAAAATAAAAAAAGAAGGTGAAATTCTTAAATTTCATCTTCTTTTTAAGTATCTAGGTAATTATAAAGTTTATAGAATAACTAAAAAATTATAAAATCTGAATTGTGTTTATCTAGATGCAACGTTACGTTGCTTTTAATTTTATTAAGAATGGTGACCCTGACGCGATTCGAACGCATGGCCTACTCCTTAGGAGGGAGCCGCTCTATCCATCTGAGCTACAGAGTCATCCCATAGATTATATAATATTTTTTCAAAAAAAGAAATATAGTTTTTATTTTTTTTTGATTATTAGGAGGAAAAGTAGACAAAAAATTAGTTTTTTGAGAAAATCTTTAATTATTTTCTAAGAAATTAGTTATCGTTGATAGCTACATATGTTATAAAAAGTAGTTAAAAAATGATACTTTTGCTTTTTTTATTTAAGAAAATTACAAAAAACTTTGAAAACTTATAAAATTGTGCTAAAATATATTGGAAACAAAACGTATTCTTCGTTTTATGTACAGTTTATGTACAGACGAAGAGACGTTGAAAATAGTTAAAAACAGTTAAAAACAGGAGGATATTCAAATGATAACAAGTGTATTTAGTTATTTTTCGTTATTGATATTATTCATAACGGCAGTATTGTATTGTGAAAAAACATTAAAATTAAAATTATTCAAGGTTATACCGGGATTAACATTTATTTATTTTGGTGGAATGATAGGTGCAACATTGCACGTTTGGGAATTAACACCACAATTATCGAGTTTTATCGGACAATTAAAATATTTTTTACTACCAATGATGTTATTTTTATTACTATTAAAAAATGATATTAGAGATGTATTTAAATTAGGACCAAAGTTAATGGGTTCATTTTTAGCGGTAACAGCCAGTATCATAATTGGATTTATAATTGTATTCGTTGCATTAAAATCAAGATTTGATGCAGATGCATGGCAAACATTCTCAATCTTATCTTCTTCATGGGTTGGAGGGTCAACAAATATGGCTGCTGCTCAAGCAGGATTAGGAGTAAAAGATGGATCACAGGCACTGACATATGCATTCTTAATGGATAATATCTGTGCATCATTCTGGTTAGTATTACTTATCAGTTTGGCTCCAATGAGAGAGAAGTTTAATAAGTTCTCTGGTGCAAACAGTGATGAAGTAGATAAAATCATAAGTCATATCCATGCTACAGCAGCTAAAAATGAAGACAAAAGAGACTATGAATTTATGGACTTTATGTTAACATTAGGACTAGGTCTTGGAGTAGCAGGAATAGTATTAGTTCTTGGAAAACAAGTAGTTAACCCAGGTGGATTAACTGATGCGAACTTCTTATCTGGTCTTAGAGGATTCTTTAGTGGATCTGGATGGGTAGTAATCTTAGCTACAATGTTTGGTATCTTAGGAAGTATGACTCCGTTAAAGAGAATCAAAGGAACTGACCATGTAGGTAGTGTACTTTTATATGTAGTAGTAGGATTAATAGCAACAGCAACAGATTTCTCTACTATTGATATGGGTCAAGCAGCTATCTATATTGTAGCAGGTGTATTAGTATTATTATTCCATTTAGTGGTATTATTAGTATTAGCAAAAGTATTCAAGTTAGATCTTTATATCTGTGGTATAGCTTCTCAAGCTAACGTAGGTGGATCTGTATCAGCTCCAATCTTAGCAGGAACATATGATGAAGCATTGATTCCGGCAGGGCTTATGATGGGAATATTTGGATCGGCAATAGGAACGGTAACAGCTCTTATGTTAGCCAAACTATTAATGACATTATAAAAAAATAGATAATAAAAACAGGAGAGTCCATTGGACTCTCCTATTTTTATTATCTGAGAAATTCTACCAGTGGGGAGAAAGAGCAAGATTTCTAGAAATAGCAATTTACTTTGGAGTAATAAAATTATAAAATTTTATATTAGACTATCTGGATGGAGCATTACATTGCTATACGATCTTAATATCGAAATCTCTGACTAATCCAACCAGGTCAGGGAGGGAAAATTTGGCTCCTTTAA
Encoded here:
- a CDS encoding metallophosphoesterase, whose translation is MLKLIVYYLPMPFVVYLLYLLTGSYLAGGLFFLGSFLFLIRTTEIKSENLRKKLKIVVANYLFIYKTLCFITISAIGLEIFGWGSIVKTPVFLFLSLIFYILLMCRGYQNYIKINIKEYTVEISDYDTELNLVFLSDIHLSELRSINYVEEIVEKVNELSADCILVGGDTIESHMEYLEGRGFDKILRKMRSEYGVYGVLGNHDYTGDLDRNIEYLDRCGIKILRDESIVIKKLEFIFRDDETNHSRKKIKNIYRTACPKVVVDHRPKFDEAISEGAELQLSGHTHGGQFFPINLGYMLKYKVIYGYKKIKNMAVIVSSGVGTGFFTYRTWSKSEIVKIIIRGEAHE
- a CDS encoding GDSL-type esterase/lipase family protein produces the protein MNKVIITLVVVVFIHMGYNFLNKDLGETNLTKESILICYGDSLTAGYGAPTGGSYPDYLQSKLKLKVINKGINGDTTVSALQRFKTDVLDYNPDVVIVELGANDLIQGIDASETKMNLNYIADELLKRNIRVYAVKFYGNQLIFNILKNDSKKEFDKIFEELEDKEGVYLIEDIWKGVWNKHMYDSIHPDETGYKKMGEIYLEELRPILEKNRLIIGE
- the rseP gene encoding RIP metalloprotease RseP, whose amino-acid sequence is MNIIITILILGIIIMVHELGHFLTAKYFKMPVEEFSLGMGPVLFSHEGLHTRYCLRAIPIGGFVNIKGMEVESVVKDGFNTKSPFQRFVVLVAGVVMNFILAYIIVFGSLLYNGKAVQNEKPVIGNMVETSKSFGNLKTGDEILEIDGNKIDRWEDISRVNGEIDSSSMEFLIKRDGEIIKKEVELTFDEQRNDYYIGILPEYSIEKYGFIDAVSESGTAYKNLFTMILKGFKQLVTGQVSAKEISGPVGIVKIVGDASQGGMGILFWLTALLSINIGFFNLLPFPALDGGRIIFVLLEVVGIKVNKKFEEKFHMVGMIILFGLIILITFNDVLNIFNG
- a CDS encoding 1-deoxy-D-xylulose-5-phosphate reductoisomerase, giving the protein MIKIKNITILGSTGSIGTNALEVIRNKSSEFNVVAMSAHYNHKLLMEQIEEFKPSYVSIGTQDGYEEIVKKYPDLEVYLGNEGLKKLGALDEADIVLTAVSGAVGIEATIEAIKKEKRIALANKETMVAAGDLINNMLKEYKAEIIPVDSEHSAIYQSLLGGKKNEVNKIIITASGGTFRGKTLEELKDVKVEDALKHPNWSMGKKITIDSSTLCNKGLEVIEAHQLFNVSYDDIEVLVHPQSIIHSMVEFNDMSVIAQLGVPDMKVPIQYAFTYPDRVSNRVLESLNFKTLSNLTFDEVDNDVFKGVEYAYFAGRTGQSMPAVYNAANEIAVDQFINGNIKFLEVYKVIKNTMDNHEVHPVDTLEAVIKADSWARKEATRIIKTYQ
- a CDS encoding DUF819 family protein, which encodes MITSVFSYFSLLILFITAVLYCEKTLKLKLFKVIPGLTFIYFGGMIGATLHVWELTPQLSSFIGQLKYFLLPMMLFLLLLKNDIRDVFKLGPKLMGSFLAVTASIIIGFIIVFVALKSRFDADAWQTFSILSSSWVGGSTNMAAAQAGLGVKDGSQALTYAFLMDNICASFWLVLLISLAPMREKFNKFSGANSDEVDKIISHIHATAAKNEDKRDYEFMDFMLTLGLGLGVAGIVLVLGKQVVNPGGLTDANFLSGLRGFFSGSGWVVILATMFGILGSMTPLKRIKGTDHVGSVLLYVVVGLIATATDFSTIDMGQAAIYIVAGVLVLLFHLVVLLVLAKVFKLDLYICGIASQANVGGSVSAPILAGTYDEALIPAGLMMGIFGSAIGTVTALMLAKLLMTL
- a CDS encoding deoxynucleoside kinase, with product MGKLIVIEGTDSSGKQTQAELLYEKYKKMGKKVMKVTFPNYESPSSAPVKMYLNGEFGENVGEVNTYAVSTMFAVDRYASFKTIWEKFYNDGGIIISDRYTTSNMVHQASKMDDKVEKDGYLEWLTELEYEKMGIPKPDMVVFLNMPTEMAYKLMEKRKNKITGEDKKDIHENDREYMQKSHDNACYIANKYSWKEIMCVKGGELKTIDEIGNEVLRVCEELSR